Proteins co-encoded in one Terriglobales bacterium genomic window:
- a CDS encoding SUF system Fe-S cluster assembly regulator encodes MVKLSKLTDYGLLLMSCFARGERQKLHTARDLAAESNLPLPTVSKLLKELLQSGLLVSHRGIKGGYSLAKAAHQISLAEIIAALEGPVALTECSSDVSGVCDLEACCTIKRNQQVISRAVRGVLEKLTLSDLTQPLQLTAIKGVEGNLIPTVGLVSRRTQ; translated from the coding sequence ATGGTAAAACTCAGCAAATTAACGGATTACGGCTTGCTGCTGATGAGCTGCTTCGCACGCGGCGAGAGGCAGAAGCTGCACACCGCCCGAGATCTGGCCGCCGAGTCGAATCTGCCTCTTCCGACCGTAAGCAAGCTGCTGAAGGAATTGCTGCAGAGCGGGCTGCTGGTCTCGCACCGCGGAATCAAGGGCGGATACAGCCTGGCCAAGGCTGCGCACCAGATTTCGCTGGCAGAAATCATTGCTGCTCTTGAGGGGCCGGTAGCGCTTACCGAATGCAGTTCCGATGTTTCCGGAGTATGCGACCTGGAAGCGTGCTGCACGATCAAACGAAATCAGCAGGTGATCAGCCGGGCGGTGCGGGGAGTTTTGGAAAAACTGACGCTTTCCGACTTGACCCAACCCTTGCAGCTGACGGCCATCAAGGGGGTAGAGGGGAATCTGATCCCGACTGTGGGACTGGTGTCCAGGAGAACGCAATGA